A DNA window from Pseudomonas resinovorans NBRC 106553 contains the following coding sequences:
- a CDS encoding mechanosensitive ion channel family protein: MDETTIVNVGTEKVSAFMTTVTQYATTFGVKILAAIAFWVVGRWLITFAVRLVQRSLERQRVDPTVLRYVGSFITVTLNILLVVGILGFFGIQTTSLAALIAAVGLAIGMAWSGLLANLAAGGFIIVLRPFKVGDFISAGGVVGTVKEIGLFATAINTPDNVMTLVGNNKIFSDTIQNFSHNDFRRVELKAQLSGAADWHAAAAVLKERIAAIPNVLSEPPVDVEILEFNLVGPVLAVRPFCHNDNYWQVYFDTNRTIKDALGTDFPAPMPAQTIIVQQPQG; encoded by the coding sequence ATGGATGAAACAACGATCGTCAACGTGGGTACCGAGAAGGTCAGCGCGTTCATGACCACCGTCACGCAGTACGCCACCACCTTCGGCGTCAAGATTCTCGCGGCCATCGCCTTCTGGGTGGTGGGCCGCTGGTTGATCACCTTCGCGGTACGCCTGGTCCAGCGTTCCCTGGAGCGACAGCGGGTCGATCCCACGGTGCTGCGCTATGTCGGCTCCTTCATCACCGTGACCCTGAACATCCTCCTGGTGGTGGGCATCCTGGGCTTCTTCGGTATCCAGACCACCAGTTTGGCGGCGCTGATCGCGGCGGTCGGCCTGGCCATCGGCATGGCCTGGTCGGGTCTGCTGGCCAACCTGGCGGCGGGCGGCTTCATCATCGTCCTGCGGCCGTTCAAGGTGGGCGATTTCATCAGTGCCGGCGGCGTCGTCGGCACCGTGAAGGAGATCGGCCTGTTCGCCACCGCCATCAACACGCCGGACAACGTGATGACCCTGGTGGGCAACAACAAGATCTTCAGTGACACCATCCAGAACTTCAGCCACAACGATTTCCGTCGTGTGGAGCTGAAGGCCCAGCTCTCCGGCGCCGCCGACTGGCACGCCGCCGCGGCCGTGCTCAAGGAGCGTATCGCGGCCATCCCCAATGTGCTCAGCGAGCCGCCGGTGGACGTGGAAATCCTCGAGTTCAACCTGGTGGGTCCGGTGCTGGCGGTGCGGCCTTTCTGCCACAACGACAACTACTGGCAGGTGTACTTCGACACCAACCGCACCATCAAGGACGCCCTGGGGACCGACTTCCCTGCACCCATGCCGGCGCAGACCATCATCGTGCAGCAGCCCCAGGGTTAG
- a CDS encoding transglutaminase family protein yields the protein MHAQAQSIAPVQGARYQVFHDTHYRYSAPVSLSQQLVHLWPRECPWQLCNGQQLLIEPEPTLRQDLVDVFGNPLTRLAFERPHDELRVSARLQVEVLPHGPLDLAASPAWEQVAASLAFSGRALSPIELEACRYRVESPYVRIKRQFSEFGAACFPAGRPLLQGAAALMEKIFSEFAFDAEATQVATPLTEVLERRRGVCQDFAHLMLACLRSRGLAVRYVSGYLLTQPPPGQPRLIGADASHAWVSVYCPRNGWVDFDPTNNILPNLEHITLAWGRDFSDVSPLRGVILGGGSHDPDVRVTVMPLWELAV from the coding sequence ATGCACGCGCAAGCCCAATCCATCGCCCCCGTGCAGGGCGCCCGTTACCAGGTGTTCCACGACACCCACTACCGCTATTCGGCGCCGGTGTCCCTGTCCCAGCAGCTGGTGCACCTCTGGCCACGGGAGTGCCCCTGGCAACTGTGCAATGGCCAGCAACTGCTGATCGAGCCCGAGCCCACCCTGCGCCAGGACCTCGTGGACGTGTTCGGCAACCCCCTGACCCGCCTGGCCTTCGAGCGCCCCCACGACGAGCTGCGGGTCAGCGCCCGCCTGCAAGTCGAGGTGCTGCCCCACGGCCCGCTGGACCTGGCCGCCTCGCCGGCCTGGGAGCAGGTAGCCGCCAGCCTGGCCTTCAGCGGCCGGGCGCTGTCGCCCATCGAGCTGGAAGCCTGCCGCTACCGGGTGGAGTCGCCCTATGTGCGGATCAAGCGCCAGTTCAGCGAGTTCGGGGCCGCCTGCTTCCCGGCCGGACGGCCGTTGCTGCAAGGGGCTGCGGCGTTGATGGAGAAGATCTTCAGCGAGTTCGCCTTCGATGCCGAAGCGACCCAGGTGGCGACACCGCTCACCGAGGTGCTGGAACGCCGCCGTGGCGTCTGCCAGGACTTCGCCCACCTGATGCTGGCCTGCCTGCGCTCCCGTGGGCTGGCGGTGCGCTACGTCAGCGGCTACCTGCTGACCCAGCCGCCACCCGGCCAGCCGCGCCTGATCGGCGCCGACGCCTCCCACGCCTGGGTGTCGGTCTACTGCCCGCGCAACGGCTGGGTGGACTTCGACCCCACCAACAACATCCTGCCCAATCTGGAACACATCACCCTGGCCTGGGGCCGCGATTTCTCCGATGTCTCGCCCCTGCGCGGGGTGATCCTCGGCGGCGGCAGCCACGATCCGGACGTGCGCGTCACCGTGATGCCGCTCTGGGAACTGGCGGTCTGA
- a CDS encoding circularly permuted type 2 ATP-grasp protein, protein MPELLANYPLTSTAYHELLDADGQVRPHWRRLFKRLERSSPAQMRQRQELLVRQIQENGVTYNVYADPKGTDRPWELDLLPNLLSAEEWQPIAAGVAQRARLLNAVLADLYGEQQLLAEGLLPSELVYGHPNFLWPCQGVRPPGGIYLHSYAVDLARDLDGRWHVLADRTQAPSGAGYALENRQIVSRALPELYRDLRVQYLAGYFRTLQETLIRQAPSDGETPLVVLLTPGRFNETYFEHLYLARQLGFPLVEGHDLTVRDATLYLKTLGGLKRVHAVLRRLDDDYCDPLELRTDSALGVPGLLDAVRRGRVLVANALGSGVLESPGLLGFLPEVGRRLLGEDLLLPTLETSWCSQGQLLGKSREDLAGLVIKPAFPSQSFEPLFGHALEDGALLALRKRLLAHPHVYVAQRMARLSLAPVWQGDGEVGELQSRAIGMRVFAVAGSDGSYWVMPGGLTRVASAADAEVVSMQRGGASKDTWVLADLPVVGEPLRPRTLGVRELIRQDPYLPSRVVENLYWFGRYGERCDDGARLLRVVLSRYVDADGDEQALQTALQLAQAVGLVPRGAEPLEQRLLAALLDDEWPSSISANLRRLHWTAAQVRGRLSRENWHAVLELHRDAQALDPTRTDLGEALEFLNRLLMSLAALSGFALDDMTRDDGWRFLMIGRRIERVQFYAEAIAGFLEGGAAWDPVALEWLLELGNSTITYRSRYLASPQLIPVLDLLLLHEQNPHSLRFQLQALERSLGRLHQDFGAPQELVLSGLIGRLLAFDLGTLENPLFGNESLDEVLAGLAGLLREIALNVGLVSDRLGLRYFAHVDDVSQQTVST, encoded by the coding sequence ATGCCCGAGCTGCTAGCCAACTATCCCCTGACCTCCACGGCCTACCACGAGTTGCTGGACGCCGATGGCCAGGTACGCCCCCACTGGCGGCGCCTGTTCAAACGGTTGGAGCGCAGCAGCCCGGCGCAGATGCGCCAGCGCCAGGAACTGCTGGTGCGGCAGATCCAGGAAAACGGCGTTACCTACAACGTCTACGCCGACCCCAAGGGCACCGATCGCCCCTGGGAGCTCGACCTGCTGCCCAACCTGCTCTCGGCCGAGGAATGGCAGCCCATCGCGGCCGGGGTTGCCCAGCGCGCGCGGCTGCTCAATGCCGTGCTGGCCGACCTCTATGGCGAGCAGCAACTGCTCGCCGAGGGGCTGCTGCCCAGCGAGCTGGTCTACGGCCATCCCAACTTCCTCTGGCCCTGCCAGGGCGTGCGGCCGCCCGGCGGCATCTACCTGCACAGCTACGCGGTGGACCTGGCCCGCGACCTCGATGGCCGCTGGCACGTGCTCGCCGACCGTACCCAGGCGCCTTCGGGCGCCGGCTATGCCCTGGAGAACCGGCAGATCGTTTCCCGCGCCTTGCCGGAGCTCTATCGCGACCTGCGGGTGCAGTACCTGGCCGGCTACTTCCGCACCCTGCAGGAAACCCTGATCCGCCAGGCCCCCAGCGACGGCGAGACGCCCCTGGTGGTGCTGCTCACGCCGGGGCGCTTCAACGAAACCTATTTCGAGCACCTCTACCTCGCCCGCCAGCTCGGCTTCCCCCTGGTGGAGGGTCATGACTTGACGGTGCGCGATGCCACCCTCTACCTCAAGACCCTGGGTGGCCTGAAGCGTGTCCACGCGGTGCTGCGGCGCCTCGACGACGACTACTGCGACCCCCTGGAACTGCGCACCGACTCGGCCCTGGGCGTGCCCGGCCTGCTGGACGCCGTGCGCCGGGGCCGGGTGCTGGTGGCCAACGCCCTGGGCAGCGGCGTGCTGGAGTCGCCGGGGCTGCTGGGCTTCCTGCCCGAGGTCGGCCGGCGCCTGCTGGGTGAAGACCTGCTGCTGCCCACCCTGGAGACGTCCTGGTGCAGCCAGGGGCAGTTGCTGGGCAAGTCCCGGGAGGACCTGGCCGGGCTGGTGATCAAGCCGGCCTTCCCCAGCCAGAGCTTCGAACCGCTGTTCGGCCATGCCCTGGAAGACGGCGCCCTGCTGGCCCTGCGCAAGCGCCTGCTGGCCCATCCCCATGTCTATGTGGCCCAGCGCATGGCGCGGCTGTCCCTGGCGCCGGTCTGGCAGGGCGATGGCGAGGTCGGCGAGCTGCAATCGCGGGCCATCGGCATGCGCGTCTTCGCCGTGGCCGGCAGCGACGGCAGCTACTGGGTGATGCCCGGCGGCCTCACGCGGGTGGCGTCGGCGGCCGACGCGGAAGTGGTGTCCATGCAGCGCGGTGGCGCCAGCAAGGACACCTGGGTCCTGGCCGACCTGCCGGTGGTGGGCGAGCCGCTGCGCCCGCGCACCCTTGGCGTGCGCGAGCTGATCCGCCAGGACCCCTACCTGCCGTCGCGGGTGGTGGAGAACCTCTACTGGTTCGGCCGCTATGGGGAACGCTGCGACGACGGCGCGCGCCTGCTGCGGGTGGTGCTGTCGCGCTACGTGGACGCCGATGGCGACGAACAGGCGCTGCAGACGGCCCTGCAGCTGGCCCAGGCCGTGGGCCTGGTGCCGCGCGGCGCCGAGCCCCTGGAGCAGCGCCTGCTGGCGGCCCTGCTGGACGACGAGTGGCCGAGCAGCATCAGCGCCAACCTGCGCCGCCTGCATTGGACGGCGGCCCAGGTGCGCGGCCGGCTGTCGCGGGAGAACTGGCACGCGGTGCTGGAGCTACACCGTGATGCGCAGGCCCTGGACCCGACACGCACCGACCTGGGCGAGGCCCTGGAATTCCTCAACCGCCTGCTGATGTCCCTGGCCGCGCTGTCCGGCTTCGCCCTGGACGACATGACCCGCGACGACGGCTGGCGCTTCCTGATGATCGGCCGGCGCATCGAGCGGGTGCAGTTCTACGCCGAGGCCATCGCCGGCTTCCTCGAAGGGGGCGCCGCCTGGGACCCGGTGGCCCTGGAGTGGCTGCTGGAACTGGGCAACAGCACCATCACCTACCGCTCGCGCTACCTGGCCTCGCCCCAATTGATCCCGGTGCTCGACCTGCTCCTGCTGCACGAGCAGAACCCCCACTCCCTGCGCTTCCAGCTGCAGGCCCTGGAGCGCTCCCTGGGCCGCCTGCACCAGGACTTCGGCGCGCCCCAGGAGCTGGTGCTGAGTGGCCTGATCGGCCGCCTGCTGGCCTTCGACCTGGGCACGCTGGAAAACCCCCTGTTCGGCAACGAAAGCCTGGACGAGGTGCTCGCCGGGCTGGCCGGGCTGCTGCGGGAAATCGCACTGAACGTCGGACTGGTCTCCGATCGCCTCGGATTGCGCTATTTTGCCCACGTCGACGACGTCAGCCAGCAAACGGTATCCACCTGA
- a CDS encoding DUF2126 domain-containing protein produces the protein MSIHVALHHVTHYRYDREVNLGPQIIRLRPAPHSRTRILGYSLKVTPGKHFINWQQDPQGNYLARLVFPGKTREMKVEVDLVAEMAVFNPFDFFLEPYAEQIPFSYTADDQRELAPYLSRLPATPLFADYLAGIDLTPMRSVDFLVALNQRLSRDIRYLIRLEPGVQSPEQSLEKGSGSCRDSAWLLVRLLRHLGLAARFVSGYLIQLTADQKSLDGPSGTEVDFTDLHAWCEVYLPGAGWVGLDPTSGLFAGEGHIPLACSPEPSSAAPISGGVDESECEFSHDMRVERVWEAPRVTKPYSDEQWQAIRELGARIDADLAAADVRLTMGGEPTFIAIDYPDDPEWNTTALGPNKRRLAVDLFQRLRGHYAPAGLVHFGQGKWYPGEQLPRWSLNCFWRKDGEPIWQDAALYADESRNYGADAPLAARFLSGVASRLGVSADYQFPAYEDWFYYLWRERKLPVNVTPDDARLADPLERERLRKLFERGLGEVVGQILPLARNAAGDAWESGRWFLRDEHCRLMPGDSAMGYRLPLDSQPWASEADYPYVNPADPSQAFPPLQRAAQIRQQLRAGAARSPGEDRQPALHRSAAGITRTALCAEPREGRLYLFMPPLAELEDYLELVAAIEATAGELACPVLLEGYEPPSDPRLSNFRVTPDPGVIEVNIHPSANWEELVERTEFLYEAARQCRLSSEKFMVDGRHVGTGGGNHFVLGGATAADSPFLRRPDLLRSLVSYWHNHPSLSYLFSGLFIGPTSQAPRVDEARNDALYELEIAFAQMPEPGADCPPWLVDRLLRNLLVDVTGNTHRAEFCIDKLYSPDSASGRLGLLELRAFEMPPHARMSLAQQLLLRGMVARFWNEPYTPPKLVRWGTELHDRFLLPHFVQQDFEDVVHEFNAAGYPLRAEWFAPHFEFRFPKYGDYQVKGIDLELRQALEPWHVLGEEGSAGSTVRYVDSSLERVQVKVAGMTPDRYVLTCNGEPVPLRSTGRVGEFVAGVRYRAWQPASCLQPTIGVQVPLVFDLVDTWMQRSLGGCQYHVAHPGGRSYDSFPVNAYEAESRRLARFFRHGHTPGKLQVGAPVVNDELPMTLDLRRR, from the coding sequence GTGTCGATCCATGTCGCACTGCATCACGTCACCCACTATCGCTACGATCGTGAGGTCAACCTAGGTCCGCAGATCATTCGTCTGCGCCCGGCTCCCCACAGCCGCACGCGAATCCTCGGTTACTCCCTGAAGGTCACCCCGGGCAAGCACTTCATCAACTGGCAGCAGGACCCCCAGGGCAACTACCTGGCGCGCCTGGTGTTCCCGGGCAAGACCCGGGAAATGAAGGTGGAGGTGGATCTGGTCGCCGAGATGGCGGTGTTCAACCCCTTCGACTTCTTCCTCGAGCCCTACGCCGAGCAGATCCCCTTCAGCTACACCGCCGACGACCAGCGCGAGCTGGCCCCCTACCTCAGCCGCCTGCCGGCGACCCCGCTGTTCGCCGATTACCTGGCCGGCATCGACCTCACGCCGATGCGCAGCGTGGACTTCCTGGTGGCGCTCAACCAGCGGTTGTCGCGGGACATCCGCTACCTGATCCGCCTGGAACCCGGCGTGCAGAGCCCGGAACAGAGCCTGGAGAAGGGCTCCGGTTCCTGCCGCGACTCCGCCTGGCTGCTGGTGCGGCTGTTGCGCCACCTGGGCCTGGCGGCGCGTTTCGTCTCCGGCTACCTGATCCAGCTCACCGCCGACCAGAAATCCCTCGACGGCCCCAGTGGCACCGAGGTGGACTTCACCGACCTGCACGCCTGGTGCGAGGTCTACCTGCCGGGCGCCGGCTGGGTCGGCCTGGACCCGACCTCCGGCCTGTTCGCCGGCGAGGGCCACATCCCGCTGGCCTGCAGCCCGGAACCCTCCTCGGCGGCCCCCATCAGCGGCGGGGTGGATGAGTCCGAGTGCGAGTTCTCCCACGACATGCGCGTCGAGCGGGTCTGGGAAGCGCCACGGGTGACCAAGCCCTACAGCGACGAGCAGTGGCAGGCCATCCGTGAACTGGGCGCCCGCATCGACGCCGACCTGGCCGCCGCCGATGTGCGCCTGACCATGGGCGGTGAGCCCACCTTCATCGCCATCGACTACCCCGACGATCCGGAGTGGAACACCACCGCGCTCGGCCCCAACAAGCGGCGTCTGGCCGTCGACCTGTTCCAGCGCCTGCGCGGCCACTACGCGCCCGCCGGCCTGGTGCACTTCGGCCAGGGCAAGTGGTACCCCGGCGAGCAACTGCCGCGCTGGTCGCTGAATTGCTTCTGGCGCAAGGACGGTGAGCCGATCTGGCAGGACGCCGCCCTCTACGCCGACGAAAGCCGCAACTACGGCGCCGACGCCCCGCTCGCCGCACGTTTCCTCAGCGGCGTGGCCAGCCGCCTCGGCGTGTCGGCGGACTACCAGTTCCCGGCCTATGAGGACTGGTTCTACTACCTCTGGCGCGAGCGCAAGCTGCCCGTCAACGTGACCCCGGACGACGCCCGCCTGGCCGACCCGCTGGAGCGCGAGCGCCTGCGCAAGCTGTTCGAGCGTGGCCTGGGTGAGGTGGTCGGGCAGATCCTGCCCCTGGCGCGTAATGCAGCAGGTGACGCCTGGGAAAGCGGCCGCTGGTTCCTGCGCGACGAGCATTGCCGGCTGATGCCCGGCGACTCCGCCATGGGCTACCGCCTGCCGCTGGACTCCCAGCCCTGGGCCAGCGAAGCCGACTACCCCTACGTGAACCCGGCCGACCCCAGCCAGGCCTTCCCGCCGCTGCAACGTGCCGCGCAGATTCGCCAGCAGCTGCGCGCGGGTGCGGCCAGGTCGCCGGGCGAAGACCGCCAGCCGGCCCTGCACCGGTCCGCCGCCGGCATCACCCGCACCGCCCTCTGCGCCGAACCCCGCGAGGGCCGGCTCTACCTGTTCATGCCGCCCCTGGCCGAACTGGAGGATTACCTGGAGCTGGTGGCGGCCATCGAAGCCACCGCCGGCGAGCTGGCGTGCCCGGTGCTGCTGGAAGGCTACGAGCCCCCCAGCGACCCGCGCCTGAGCAACTTCCGCGTCACCCCCGACCCGGGCGTGATCGAGGTGAACATCCACCCCTCGGCCAATTGGGAGGAGCTGGTGGAGCGCACCGAATTCCTCTACGAGGCGGCGCGGCAGTGCCGGCTCTCCAGCGAGAAGTTCATGGTCGATGGCCGCCATGTCGGGACCGGCGGCGGCAACCACTTCGTCCTCGGCGGCGCCACCGCTGCCGACTCGCCCTTCCTGCGCCGGCCGGACCTGCTGCGCAGCCTGGTCAGCTACTGGCACAACCACCCGTCGCTGTCCTACCTGTTCTCCGGGCTGTTCATCGGGCCCACCTCCCAGGCGCCGCGGGTCGACGAGGCGCGCAACGACGCCCTCTACGAGCTGGAGATCGCCTTCGCGCAGATGCCCGAACCCGGCGCCGACTGTCCGCCCTGGCTGGTGGACCGCCTGCTGCGCAACCTGCTGGTGGACGTCACCGGCAACACCCATCGGGCCGAGTTCTGCATCGACAAGCTCTATTCGCCCGACAGCGCCAGCGGCCGCCTCGGCCTGCTGGAACTGCGTGCCTTCGAGATGCCGCCCCACGCGCGCATGAGCCTGGCCCAGCAGTTGCTGCTGCGTGGCATGGTGGCGCGCTTCTGGAACGAACCCTACACCCCGCCCAAGCTGGTGCGCTGGGGCACCGAGCTGCACGACCGCTTCCTGCTACCGCATTTCGTCCAGCAGGACTTCGAGGATGTGGTGCATGAATTCAACGCGGCGGGTTACCCGTTGCGCGCGGAATGGTTCGCGCCGCACTTCGAGTTCCGCTTCCCCAAGTACGGCGACTACCAGGTCAAGGGCATCGACCTGGAGCTGCGCCAGGCGCTGGAGCCCTGGCATGTGCTGGGGGAGGAGGGCTCCGCCGGCAGCACCGTGCGCTACGTGGATTCGTCCCTCGAGCGGGTACAGGTGAAAGTCGCCGGCATGACGCCGGATCGCTACGTGCTCACCTGCAACGGTGAACCGGTGCCGCTGCGGTCCACCGGGCGGGTGGGCGAATTCGTCGCCGGGGTGCGCTACCGCGCCTGGCAGCCGGCTTCCTGTCTGCAGCCCACCATCGGCGTGCAGGTGCCCCTGGTGTTCGACCTGGTGGACACCTGGATGCAGCGCTCCCTGGGTGGCTGCCAGTACCATGTGGCCCATCCCGGCGGGCGCAGCTACGACAGTTTCCCGGTGAACGCCTACGAAGCCGAGAGCCGCCGCCTGGCGCGCTTCTTCCGTCACGGGCATACACCAGGCAAGCTGCAGGTCGGCGCGCCCGTGGTGAACGACGAATTGCCCATGACCCTGGACCTGCGCCGCCGTTAG